In Rhizophagus irregularis chromosome 1, complete sequence, one genomic interval encodes:
- a CDS encoding uncharacterized protein (SECRETED:cutsite_VYG-QI; SECRETED:prob_0.9309); SECRETED:SignalP(1-23) — MSKNTFFLFRLFVLLICVFQVYGQISDQLPQGWIRAGSKPDEYQMGVDSAIFHGTAAVGSSGFIKSLSGVNYSEFGTLMQRFTPKEFKGNRVQLSCFIKYENILGNAGLWMRVDTPKEQTLDNMLDRPIKGTDNWTEFTNVLDVPKDAERIAFGILLKGDGHAWLDDCKFEIVDKSVPLTPHLTASAPEKQLDHPINLSF, encoded by the exons ATGtctaaaaatactttttttctttttcgattATTCGTTCTCCTTATTTGTGTGTTCCAAGTTTATGGTCAAATTTCTGATCAATTACCTC agGGATGGATTCGCGCCGGAAGTAAACCAGATGAATATCAAATGGGAGTCGATTCTGCAATATTTCATGGAACAGCAGCT GTTGGAAGTAGTGGTTTTATAAAATCACTCTCAGGAGTGAACTATAGTGAATTTGGTACTTTGATGCAAAGGTTCACtccaaaagaatttaaaggaAACCGAGTTCAACTTTCATGTTTCATAAAATATGAA aaTATCTTAGGGAATGCTGGTTTGTGGATGCGAGTCGATACCCCAAAGGAACAGACTCTCGATAATATGCTTGATCGACCAATCAAAG gtACTGATAATTGGACAGAATTTACAAATGTTTTAGATGTTCCTAAAGACGCGGAAAGAATTGCCTttggtattttattaaaag GTGACGGTCATGCTTGGCTTGATGATTGTAAATTCGAAATCGTAGATAAATCTGTTCCATTAACTCCGCACTTAACTGCATCTGCACCTGAAAAACAATTGGATCATCCAATAAATCTTTCTTTCTAa